From the Chlorogloeopsis sp. ULAP01 genome, the window AGCCTAACTCTAGTCCGAAAACTAGGTTCATTACGTATATCTTCCAATACATTTGGTATTTGACGCCGCCATCTTTGTAAAACAGGACTATTTTTGATTACTTCTGGACTTAAATCTAAATCTTGAGCTTGGGATTTTGGAGTTTCGCATCGACTAGGGGCAGTCATCAAAAGTAAATTAATACCTAATCCAAAGCATAAAATTGACAACTTGCCTTTCATTCCTGGGTGTCCTTATGTCTCGGCGGTTCGTAAAAAAAAGTGGTTCTACCCTCAGCAGAACCACTTAATTTTTAGCAAAACCTGGAGAACTTAGCGTACAGTTCCTTCGACGGCAGCAGCATTAATAGGTTTCATCAAGTACAGCCGCAGCATCTGCCAACCATTGGAAATGTAATAAGGCAGTTTCTGGAAGAATTGGAAGAATTTAGGAGTATTAGAGCAAGCGATCGCTGTCAACTTTTCGTTATTCTTGACACAAATCTCCAACCGCTCATAAAACTCTGGGTTTTCTACATCCAGCATTACCGGGAACACCCGCCCAGCAGTTTCATTTGTCTTTTCAATCACGTGTTTGTCGTATTCTCTTGCATCCAATCCAATCGAGGCATAGAAGTCGTAGCGCTGGATGTCATTGAGATACATCGTCGCAAACACTGACAGCAAGAAGAAGCGACACCATAGCCGCGCCTTCCAGTCATTGAGCATTTGCGGCTGAGATTTCATTACAGCATCAAAGAAATCTCCGTGACGGTTTTCATCCTGACACCAGTTTTCAAACCAACGGAAGATAGGATAAATTCTGTCTTCTGGATGTGCTTCCAGGTGACGGAAAATCGTGATATAGCGCCAATAACCTATCTTTTCCGAAAGGTAGGTAGCGTAGAAAATGAATTTCGGCTCAAAGTAGGTGTAATTTTTGCTCTTGGTTAAAAAGCCCAAATCCAAAGACAGATTAAAATCTGCCATTGCTTTGTTTAAAAAGCCGGCATGACGCGCTTCATCCCGTGACATCAGGCTAAAACATTCTGCCAAAACTGGGCTTTTGTCTTTGAGACGGCGGCTAAGTTCTTTGTAAAGCAAAAAGCCAGAAAACTCAGCCGTACACGAACGCTCTAGAAATTCAACAAATA encodes:
- the acsF gene encoding magnesium-protoporphyrin IX monomethyl ester (oxidative) cyclase; protein product: MVDSLKKPGFEELRPGIKVPAKDTLLTPRFYTTDFDAMARMDISVNEDELRAILEEFRADYNRHHFVRDAEFEQSWDHIDGETRQLFVEFLERSCTAEFSGFLLYKELSRRLKDKSPVLAECFSLMSRDEARHAGFLNKAMADFNLSLDLGFLTKSKNYTYFEPKFIFYATYLSEKIGYWRYITIFRHLEAHPEDRIYPIFRWFENWCQDENRHGDFFDAVMKSQPQMLNDWKARLWCRFFLLSVFATMYLNDIQRYDFYASIGLDAREYDKHVIEKTNETAGRVFPVMLDVENPEFYERLEICVKNNEKLTAIACSNTPKFFQFFQKLPYYISNGWQMLRLYLMKPINAAAVEGTVR